A genomic window from Methanosarcinales archaeon includes:
- a CDS encoding acetate--CoA ligase family protein, with protein MNGKHDVWELLKEYQIPVLPIVKASSLEEVIEVSNSMGYPVVMKISSPDISHKSDVGGIILDINSEEEVKNAYHNMMDTVNQKVPDARIDGVMLQKMAEPGIEVIIGVKLDPQFGHVIMFGLGGIFVEIYRDVSFRVTPINSEMARDMILEIKSSPILMGARGRPAADINAIINVIIKLSEMLEKNPDIVELDINPLIVYEKNAVAVDARMLKNEKN; from the coding sequence ATGAACGGAAAACATGACGTATGGGAATTACTTAAGGAATATCAGATTCCTGTGTTGCCAATAGTAAAAGCATCCTCGCTTGAGGAAGTTATTGAAGTTTCAAACTCAATGGGTTATCCGGTTGTCATGAAAATTTCATCGCCTGATATTTCACATAAAAGCGATGTGGGCGGAATTATATTGGATATTAATTCTGAAGAAGAAGTTAAAAATGCTTACCATAATATGATGGATACTGTTAATCAGAAGGTTCCTGATGCCAGAATAGATGGAGTAATGCTGCAAAAAATGGCCGAACCTGGGATTGAAGTTATAATAGGAGTTAAACTTGACCCGCAATTCGGTCATGTTATAATGTTTGGTCTTGGTGGGATATTTGTTGAGATTTACAGGGATGTTTCATTCAGGGTAACGCCTATAAATAGTGAAATGGCTCGTGATATGATACTTGAAATAAAAAGCAGCCCAATTCTAATGGGTGCCCGGGGGCGTCCAGCTGCTGATATTAATGCTATCATTAATGTAATTATCAAATTATCAGAAATGCTAGAAAAAAATCCGGATATTGTTGAACTGGATATTAATCCGTTGATCGTATATGAGAAAAACGCAGTTGCAGTGGATGCCCGGATGCTGAAAAATGAAAAAAACTGA